One Actinosynnema pretiosum DNA segment encodes these proteins:
- a CDS encoding alpha-amylase family protein, whose protein sequence is MRLTETADLWWKNAVVYCLDVETFHDGNGDGIGDFRGLIQKIDHLHRLGVTCLWLMPFYPTANRDDGYDITDYYSVDPRLGTLGEFAELVRTARDRGIRVIADLVVNHTSDRHPWFQAARSDPDSPYRDWYVWADERPPNADDGVVFPDKETSLWDYDRKAKQYYLHRFYRHQPDLNVANPDVRDEIARVMGFWMQLGLSGFRVDAVPFLLEAPIEALPDPHDYLQDLRAFMSRRDGEAILLGEVNVPYNDALSYFGSSEGVGDQLTMCFDFVGMQQMYLSLARRDASSLTHALRERPEPPRDAHWATMVRNHDELTLDKLTESERQEVFAAFGPDPDMQVYGRGLRRRLPPMLEGDERRVRMVYSLLFSLPGTPVLFYGEEIGLGEDLSREGRMAVRVPMDWEAVSEQRRDSGSLLAWFRLLVERYRECPELAWGAHRVVDTAEAAVLVQHSEVDGHVVLTAHNLDDREVQFEVPDLEPGQRLTDLLVDGTVQADEEGVVRLTLEPYGCRWFRTDVDRVT, encoded by the coding sequence GTGAGGCTCACCGAGACCGCCGACCTGTGGTGGAAGAACGCCGTCGTCTACTGCCTGGACGTGGAGACCTTCCACGACGGCAACGGCGACGGGATCGGCGACTTCCGCGGCCTGATCCAGAAGATCGACCACCTGCACCGCCTCGGCGTGACCTGCCTGTGGCTGATGCCGTTCTACCCGACCGCGAACCGCGACGACGGCTACGACATCACCGACTACTACTCGGTCGACCCGCGCCTGGGCACCCTGGGCGAGTTCGCCGAGCTCGTGCGCACCGCCCGCGACCGGGGCATCCGGGTCATCGCCGACCTCGTGGTCAACCACACCTCCGACCGGCACCCGTGGTTCCAGGCCGCCCGCAGCGACCCGGACTCGCCCTACCGCGACTGGTACGTGTGGGCCGACGAGCGCCCGCCGAACGCCGACGACGGCGTGGTCTTCCCGGACAAGGAGACCTCGCTGTGGGACTACGACCGCAAGGCCAAGCAGTACTACCTGCACCGCTTCTACCGCCACCAGCCGGACCTGAACGTGGCCAACCCGGACGTGCGCGACGAGATCGCCCGCGTCATGGGCTTCTGGATGCAGCTGGGCCTGTCCGGCTTCCGGGTCGACGCGGTGCCGTTCCTGCTGGAGGCGCCGATCGAGGCGCTGCCGGACCCGCACGACTACCTGCAGGACCTGCGCGCGTTCATGTCCCGCCGCGACGGCGAGGCGATCCTGCTGGGGGAGGTGAACGTGCCCTACAACGACGCGCTGAGCTACTTCGGCAGCTCGGAGGGCGTCGGCGACCAGCTGACGATGTGCTTCGACTTCGTCGGGATGCAGCAGATGTACCTCTCGCTCGCCCGCAGGGACGCCTCGTCGCTCACGCACGCGCTGCGCGAGCGCCCGGAGCCACCGCGCGACGCCCACTGGGCCACGATGGTGCGCAACCACGACGAGCTGACCCTGGACAAGCTGACCGAGTCCGAGCGGCAGGAGGTGTTCGCCGCGTTCGGGCCCGACCCGGACATGCAGGTGTACGGGCGGGGGCTGCGTCGCAGGCTGCCCCCGATGCTGGAGGGCGACGAGCGGCGGGTGCGCATGGTGTACAGCCTGCTGTTCTCGCTGCCGGGCACGCCGGTGCTGTTCTACGGCGAGGAGATCGGCCTCGGCGAGGACCTGTCCCGCGAGGGGCGGATGGCGGTGCGGGTGCCCATGGACTGGGAGGCGGTCAGCGAGCAGCGCCGGGACTCCGGGTCGCTGCTGGCGTGGTTCCGGCTGCTGGTGGAGCGGTACCGGGAGTGCCCGGAGCTGGCGTGGGGCGCGCACCGGGTGGTGGACACCGCTGAGGCGGCGGTGCTGGTGCAGCACAGCGAGGTCGACGGGCACGTGGTGCTGACGGCGCACAACCTGGACGACCGGGAGGTGCAGTTCGAGGTGCCGGACCTGGAGCCGGGGCAGCGGTTGACGGACCTGCTGGTGGACGGGACGGTGCAGGCCGACGAGGAGGGCGTGGTGCGGTTGACCCTGGAGCCGTACGGGTGCCGGTGGTTCCGCACGGACGTGGACCGGGTGACGTGA
- a CDS encoding TIGR03885 family FMN-dependent LLM class oxidoreductase: protein MTVLGVHASHEQIHPTGLLDAVRKAEEVGFDAAMCSDHFAPWSARQGQSALAWAWLGAALQATNLPMGVVNAPGQRYHPAIIAQAIATLGAMYPGRFWAALGTGEAANEHITGDPWPRKDLRSERLLECVEVIRALLRGEEVSHDGLVTVDRARLWTLPEEPPALVGAAVSVETARWCASWADGLITVNAPAEHLRKMVDAYRDAGGQGPLHLQVHLSWDPDEDTARAIAHDQWRSNVFPPPICWDLETPEHFDAVSEHVTAEQIGRVVNVSSDLGRHAELLRGYVELGFEKVFLHHVGQEQDRFLDAFGERVLPEVRA, encoded by the coding sequence ATGACCGTTTTGGGCGTTCACGCCTCCCACGAGCAGATCCACCCGACCGGACTGCTGGACGCCGTGCGCAAGGCCGAGGAAGTCGGCTTCGACGCCGCCATGTGCTCCGACCACTTCGCCCCGTGGAGCGCCCGCCAGGGCCAGTCCGCCCTCGCCTGGGCCTGGCTCGGCGCCGCGCTCCAGGCCACGAACCTCCCCATGGGCGTCGTCAACGCCCCCGGCCAGCGCTACCACCCGGCGATCATCGCCCAGGCCATCGCCACCCTCGGCGCCATGTACCCCGGCCGCTTCTGGGCCGCGCTCGGCACCGGCGAGGCCGCCAACGAGCACATCACCGGCGACCCCTGGCCCCGCAAGGACCTGCGCTCCGAGCGCCTGCTGGAGTGCGTCGAGGTCATCCGGGCGCTGCTGCGCGGCGAGGAGGTCAGCCACGACGGCCTGGTCACCGTCGACCGCGCCCGGCTGTGGACGCTCCCGGAGGAGCCCCCCGCGCTGGTGGGCGCGGCGGTCAGCGTGGAGACCGCCCGCTGGTGCGCGTCCTGGGCCGACGGCCTGATCACCGTCAACGCCCCCGCCGAGCACCTGCGCAAGATGGTCGACGCCTACCGCGACGCCGGCGGCCAGGGGCCGCTGCACCTGCAGGTCCACCTCTCCTGGGACCCGGACGAGGACACCGCGCGCGCCATCGCCCACGACCAGTGGCGCAGCAACGTCTTCCCGCCACCGATCTGCTGGGACCTGGAGACCCCCGAGCACTTCGACGCCGTCTCCGAGCACGTCACCGCCGAGCAGATCGGCCGGGTCGTCAACGTCTCCTCCGACCTCGGCCGCCACGCCGAGCTGCTGCGCGGCTACGTCGAGCTGGGCTTCGAGAAGGTCTTCCTGCACCACGTCGGCCAGGAGCAGGACCGCTTCCTGGACGCCTTCGGCGAGCGCGTCCTCCCGGAGGTGCGGGCGTGA
- a CDS encoding tripartite tricarboxylate transporter permease, with translation MGDLGLLLEGFATAAQPAYLLYALLGVTLGTAVGVLPGIGPAMTVALLLPLTYTLDATAALIIFAGIYYGGMYGGSTTSILLNTPGESASIVTALEGNRMAKAGRGAAALATAAIGSFVAGTIATVLLTLLAPTVADFAVKLGPADYVALMVVAFTTVAALLGSSPVRGMASLALGLFIGLVGTDTLTGQTRFTLGVSTLADGIDVVVVAVGLFAVGEALYVASRLRHGPIEVVPVGGKWNTREFWSRSWKPWLRGTAIGFPIGTIPAGGADVSTFLSYAAERKLSKRPEEFGKGAIEGVAGPEAANNAAAAGVLVPLLTLGLPTTATAAVMVAAFQSYNIQPGPLLFTNNSAMVWTLIASLYIGNVMLLVLNLPLVKVWVKVLRIPRPYLYAGILLFAALGTYAVNFVTDDLIVLLVVGVIGFFMRRHGYPVAPMVVGLILGPMAEEQLRRTLQISEGDATALVTSPFAAAAYAVLVAVLVTAVVLRVRAKRAAVAAEPEKATAG, from the coding sequence ATGGGTGACCTCGGACTGCTCCTGGAGGGCTTCGCGACCGCCGCGCAGCCCGCCTACCTGCTCTACGCCCTGCTCGGGGTCACCCTGGGCACGGCGGTGGGCGTGCTGCCGGGCATCGGCCCGGCCATGACGGTGGCGCTGCTGCTGCCGCTGACCTACACCCTGGACGCCACCGCCGCGCTGATCATCTTCGCGGGCATCTACTACGGCGGCATGTACGGCGGATCGACCACGTCGATCCTGCTCAACACACCCGGCGAGTCCGCGTCGATCGTCACGGCGCTGGAGGGCAACCGGATGGCCAAGGCCGGGCGGGGCGCCGCGGCGCTGGCCACGGCCGCGATCGGCTCGTTCGTGGCGGGCACCATCGCCACGGTCCTGCTGACCCTGCTGGCGCCCACCGTCGCGGACTTCGCGGTCAAGCTGGGGCCCGCCGACTACGTGGCGCTGATGGTGGTGGCGTTCACGACCGTCGCCGCGCTGCTCGGGTCCTCGCCGGTGCGGGGGATGGCCTCGCTCGCGCTCGGGCTGTTCATCGGCCTGGTCGGCACGGACACGCTCACCGGCCAGACCCGGTTCACCCTCGGGGTGAGCACGCTGGCCGACGGGATCGACGTGGTCGTGGTGGCGGTCGGGCTGTTCGCGGTGGGCGAGGCGCTGTACGTGGCCTCGCGGCTGCGGCACGGGCCGATCGAGGTCGTGCCGGTCGGCGGGAAGTGGAACACCCGCGAGTTCTGGTCGCGGTCCTGGAAGCCGTGGCTGCGCGGCACCGCGATCGGCTTCCCCATCGGGACCATCCCGGCGGGCGGGGCGGACGTGTCGACGTTCCTGTCGTACGCGGCGGAGCGGAAGCTGTCGAAGCGGCCCGAGGAGTTCGGCAAGGGCGCGATCGAGGGCGTGGCCGGTCCCGAGGCCGCGAACAACGCGGCGGCGGCGGGCGTGCTGGTGCCGCTGCTGACCCTGGGCCTGCCGACGACCGCCACGGCGGCCGTGATGGTCGCGGCGTTCCAGAGCTACAACATCCAGCCGGGGCCGCTGCTGTTCACCAACAACTCGGCGATGGTGTGGACGCTGATCGCGTCGCTGTACATCGGCAACGTGATGCTGCTGGTGCTGAACCTGCCGCTGGTCAAGGTGTGGGTGAAGGTGCTGCGCATCCCCCGGCCGTACCTGTACGCGGGCATCCTGCTGTTCGCGGCGCTGGGCACGTACGCGGTGAACTTCGTGACGGACGACCTGATCGTGCTGCTGGTCGTGGGCGTGATCGGGTTCTTCATGCGGCGGCACGGCTACCCGGTGGCGCCGATGGTGGTCGGGCTCATCCTGGGGCCGATGGCCGAGGAGCAGCTGCGGCGGACCCTGCAGATCAGCGAGGGCGACGCGACGGCCCTGGTGACCAGCCCGTTCGCGGCGGCGGCCTACGCGGTGCTGGTCGCCGTGCTGGTGACGGCGGTGGTGCTGCGGGTGCGCGCGAAGCGCGCGGCGGTGGCGGCCGAGCCGGAGAAGGCGACGGCTGGCTGA
- a CDS encoding TetR/AcrR family transcriptional regulator encodes MDAPDTRTQLLDAAERLFAERGFAGASVRAITDLAGANLAAVKYHFGSKADLLTAVVRRVVDPITAAQSAGLDHLLALPDPPTAADLVEAFAGPLFDGMAEGDESRSRLVVAIVCDPAEEMRGWTGPAEDEVRARYLAAFGRALPGLTLDELAFRLRSVLAVTAVDRVGAANGDTDPECGPSGGGSSGGGRARRWVITFLAAAMSAPATGAR; translated from the coding sequence GTGGACGCCCCCGACACCCGCACCCAGCTCCTCGACGCGGCCGAGCGCCTGTTCGCCGAACGCGGCTTCGCGGGCGCCTCGGTCCGCGCCATCACCGACCTGGCCGGGGCGAACCTGGCCGCCGTGAAGTACCACTTCGGGTCGAAGGCGGACCTGCTCACCGCGGTGGTGCGCCGCGTCGTCGACCCGATCACCGCCGCGCAGTCCGCGGGCCTGGACCACCTGCTGGCGCTGCCCGACCCGCCGACCGCCGCCGACCTCGTGGAGGCGTTCGCGGGCCCGCTGTTCGACGGGATGGCCGAGGGCGATGAGAGCAGGTCGCGGCTGGTCGTGGCGATCGTCTGCGATCCGGCCGAGGAGATGCGCGGCTGGACCGGGCCCGCGGAGGACGAGGTGCGCGCGCGCTACCTGGCGGCGTTCGGCCGGGCGCTGCCGGGGCTGACCCTCGACGAACTGGCGTTCCGGCTGCGCAGCGTGCTCGCGGTGACGGCGGTGGACCGGGTCGGGGCGGCGAACGGGGACACCGATCCCGAGTGCGGGCCGTCCGGGGGTGGGTCATCCGGAGGTGGGCGGGCGCGGCGGTGGGTGATCACGTTCCTGGCGGCGGCGATGAGCGCCCCGGCGACCGGGGCTCGCTAG
- a CDS encoding Bug family tripartite tricarboxylate transporter substrate binding protein, giving the protein MSRKHTRIAAAVIAAGVALAGCGAGGGGGGGKAAGSVNRLEIMAPADPGGGWDQTARSMQASITGADLVKTVQVSNVGGAGGTVGLKKLANERSETFLMVTGLVMVGAVETNGSDVRMEDTTPIARLTAEDEVVVVPADSPFKTVADLLAAVKEKGTGVRFTGGSAGGTDHILAAMLIKSAGLTPDKLNYVPYSGGGESLAALLGNQVDVGISGVGEYREQVKAGKLRALATSGSKVHEDLKAPTLAEQGVELINWRGVVAPKDLAPEAKDKLVKLVTDMRASQQWKDEVAKKGWTDTFLSGTEFEVFLKEEISRVQPILTELGLVKK; this is encoded by the coding sequence ATGTCGAGAAAGCACACCCGCATCGCCGCGGCGGTCATCGCCGCGGGCGTGGCGCTGGCGGGCTGCGGCGCTGGCGGCGGCGGTGGGGGCGGCAAGGCCGCCGGGTCCGTGAACCGCCTGGAGATCATGGCCCCCGCCGACCCCGGCGGCGGCTGGGACCAGACCGCGCGGTCCATGCAGGCCAGCATCACCGGCGCGGACCTGGTCAAGACCGTGCAGGTCAGCAACGTGGGCGGCGCGGGCGGCACGGTCGGGCTCAAGAAGCTCGCCAACGAGAGGTCCGAGACGTTCCTGATGGTCACCGGCCTGGTCATGGTCGGCGCGGTCGAGACCAACGGCTCCGACGTGCGCATGGAGGACACCACCCCGATCGCCCGCCTCACCGCCGAGGACGAGGTCGTGGTCGTGCCCGCCGACTCGCCGTTCAAGACCGTGGCCGACCTGCTCGCCGCGGTGAAGGAGAAGGGCACCGGCGTCCGCTTCACCGGCGGTTCGGCGGGCGGCACCGACCACATCCTCGCCGCCATGCTGATCAAGTCCGCCGGGCTCACCCCGGACAAGCTCAACTACGTCCCCTACTCCGGCGGCGGCGAGTCCCTGGCCGCGCTGCTGGGCAACCAGGTCGACGTCGGCATCTCCGGCGTCGGCGAGTACCGGGAGCAGGTCAAGGCGGGCAAGCTGCGCGCGCTGGCCACCTCCGGCTCCAAGGTCCACGAGGACCTGAAGGCGCCCACGCTCGCCGAGCAGGGCGTCGAGCTGATCAACTGGCGCGGCGTCGTGGCGCCCAAGGACCTCGCGCCCGAGGCCAAGGACAAGCTGGTCAAGCTGGTCACCGACATGCGCGCCAGCCAGCAGTGGAAGGACGAGGTCGCCAAGAAGGGCTGGACCGACACGTTCCTGAGCGGCACCGAGTTCGAGGTCTTCCTCAAGGAGGAGATCAGCCGGGTGCAGCCGATCCTCACCGAGCTCGGCCTGGTGAAGAAGTGA
- a CDS encoding ATP-binding protein produces the protein MRRRSVPLGVSLLVLQVGIVLLTTCAAGLMAAKLQSDRIRESYRERMLSVAESVARLPSVLEAFGSPDPAATIQPLAELLRKASQVTYVVVTDRNGVRYAHPDPARIGEPVSTDPSSALSGTVYVGTETGTLGTSLRAKVPIRNTAGTVIGMASVGILEEELAADLAEDLGELIGWLIASALVGVLGAALVTRMVRKRTFRLEPAEIAQLLETREAMLHGVREGVVAIDATERLALVNDEAVRLLGLTDDPTGRPAAQVLEHGGLLDLARGDDAADRLVLAGERVLVANRMTARTHGRPVGVVLTLRDRTELHDALREIDGHRAVTEVLRAQAHEFSNHLHVIGGLLELERGDEAVRYIERVGGAGSVTADIIGGAEADPALAALLLAKSSTAHERGVRLRLDAGSRVLARAGDDALTVLGNLVDNAVDASGNGGEVRVLVDAGGSGVRVLVEDDGPGVARERRAEIFTLGVSTKAPRGAHGRGIGLALVSRVVTRRRGRVDVSDSSELGGASFDVWLPEAGSR, from the coding sequence ATGCGCCGCCGTTCGGTCCCCCTGGGTGTCTCCCTGCTCGTGCTGCAGGTGGGCATCGTGCTGCTCACCACCTGCGCGGCCGGGCTGATGGCGGCCAAGCTGCAGAGCGACCGCATCCGCGAGTCGTACCGGGAGCGGATGCTGTCGGTGGCCGAGAGCGTGGCGCGGCTGCCGTCGGTGCTGGAGGCGTTCGGCTCCCCCGACCCGGCCGCCACGATCCAGCCGCTGGCGGAGCTGCTGCGCAAGGCCTCGCAGGTCACGTACGTGGTGGTGACGGACCGCAACGGCGTGCGCTACGCCCACCCGGACCCGGCGCGCATCGGCGAGCCGGTGTCCACCGACCCCAGCTCGGCGCTGTCCGGGACGGTGTACGTGGGCACCGAGACGGGCACGCTCGGCACGTCCCTGCGGGCCAAGGTGCCGATCCGGAACACGGCGGGGACGGTCATCGGCATGGCGTCGGTGGGCATCCTGGAGGAGGAGCTGGCCGCCGACCTGGCCGAGGACCTCGGCGAGCTGATCGGCTGGCTGATCGCGTCCGCGCTGGTCGGGGTGCTCGGGGCGGCGCTGGTGACGCGGATGGTCCGCAAGCGCACGTTCCGGCTGGAACCGGCCGAGATCGCGCAGCTGCTGGAGACCCGCGAGGCGATGCTGCACGGGGTGCGCGAGGGCGTGGTCGCCATCGACGCGACCGAGCGGTTGGCGCTGGTCAACGACGAGGCGGTGCGGCTGCTGGGGCTGACCGACGACCCGACCGGGCGGCCCGCCGCGCAGGTGCTGGAGCACGGCGGCCTGCTGGACCTGGCGCGCGGCGACGACGCGGCCGACCGGCTGGTGCTGGCGGGCGAGCGGGTGCTGGTGGCGAACCGGATGACCGCCCGCACGCACGGCCGCCCGGTCGGCGTGGTGCTCACGCTGCGCGACCGGACCGAGCTGCACGACGCGCTGCGCGAGATCGACGGGCACCGGGCGGTCACCGAGGTGCTGCGGGCGCAGGCGCACGAGTTCTCCAACCACCTGCACGTCATCGGCGGGCTGCTGGAGCTGGAGCGCGGCGACGAGGCGGTGCGCTACATCGAGCGGGTCGGTGGCGCGGGGTCGGTGACGGCCGACATCATCGGCGGGGCCGAGGCCGACCCGGCGCTGGCGGCGCTGCTGCTGGCCAAGTCGAGCACCGCGCACGAGCGGGGCGTGCGGCTGCGGCTGGACGCCGGGTCGCGGGTGCTGGCGCGGGCCGGTGACGACGCGCTGACCGTGCTCGGGAACCTGGTGGACAACGCCGTGGACGCCTCCGGCAACGGCGGCGAGGTGCGGGTGCTGGTGGACGCGGGCGGGTCGGGGGTGCGGGTGCTGGTCGAGGACGACGGGCCGGGCGTCGCGCGGGAGCGGCGGGCGGAGATCTTCACCCTCGGGGTGAGCACGAAGGCGCCGAGAGGGGCGCACGGACGAGGGATAGGACTGGCGTTGGTGTCCAGGGTGGTCACCCGGCGGCGTGGCCGGGTCGACGTGTCGGATTCTTCGGAGCTGGGTGGCGCGTCGTTCGACGTGTGGCTGCCGGAAGCGGGGTCCCGGTGA
- a CDS encoding tripartite tricarboxylate transporter TctB family protein, which translates to MISARIEEYVFGALVAALGVFTLVDATTIAARGVAGSVGPRAFPYAVGALLIATGIAAVVATARGKLGEAEDGEDVDAGVRTDWLTVVKLVAILVAHLVLIEPAGWPVAAALLFAGAAWTLGATWWKALGLAVVLALVVQVVFASGLGLSLPAGILEGVPFIDG; encoded by the coding sequence GTGATCTCCGCCCGCATCGAGGAGTACGTCTTCGGCGCCCTGGTCGCGGCGCTCGGCGTGTTCACCCTCGTCGACGCGACCACGATCGCCGCGCGCGGCGTCGCAGGCTCGGTCGGGCCAAGGGCGTTCCCCTACGCGGTGGGCGCGCTGCTCATCGCCACCGGGATCGCCGCGGTGGTCGCCACCGCGCGCGGCAAGCTCGGCGAGGCCGAGGACGGCGAGGACGTGGACGCCGGGGTGCGCACCGACTGGCTGACCGTGGTCAAGCTGGTCGCCATCCTGGTGGCCCACCTGGTGCTGATCGAGCCGGCCGGGTGGCCGGTCGCGGCGGCGCTGCTGTTCGCCGGGGCGGCGTGGACGCTCGGCGCCACCTGGTGGAAGGCGCTGGGGCTGGCCGTGGTGCTGGCGCTGGTCGTGCAGGTCGTGTTCGCCTCCGGTCTGGGCCTGTCGCTGCCCGCCGGGATCCTGGAGGGGGTGCCGTTCATCGATGGGTGA
- a CDS encoding serine hydrolase, whose product MTGSGRAAGHPVTGGEVVPVNRWAVSCCRSPSGSHLAMSARDLLEFVRAHLTDPALAALREPQVERVPDFGGGVEGWGPGWMLHRDGVVGHTGVAEGQKAFLRVAPSAGGWWWWWPC is encoded by the coding sequence CTGACCGGCTCCGGGCGCGCCGCGGGCCACCCGGTGACCGGCGGGGAGGTGGTCCCGGTGAACCGGTGGGCGGTGTCCTGCTGCCGCTCCCCCAGCGGTTCGCACCTGGCGATGAGCGCGCGCGACCTGCTGGAGTTCGTCCGCGCGCACCTGACCGACCCGGCGCTCGCCGCGCTGCGCGAACCCCAGGTCGAGCGCGTCCCGGACTTCGGCGGCGGTGTCGAGGGCTGGGGCCCTGGCTGGATGCTGCACCGGGACGGCGTGGTCGGGCACACCGGGGTCGCCGAGGGGCAGAAGGCGTTCCTGCGCGTCGCGCCCTCGGCGGGGGGGTGGTGGTGGTGGTGGCCGTGCTGA
- a CDS encoding response regulator: MVRALVVDDDFAVAAVHRGFLASLPEFEVVGEAHDGDAALRAVDELLPDLVLLDIHLPDMSGLEVLARLRARVGPPVDVIAVTAARERETVRQAMSKGVDHYLVKPFTRTAFLDRMREYLARRVEVQRLGDWLDQDEVDQLMQHRPANVLPKGLSAVTLRLVTEALRAAEGSTAAGNMSAQEVGDRAGLSRVSARRYLEHLVAVGKAEVQPRYGVANRPAHGYRLT, encoded by the coding sequence GTGGTGCGGGCGCTGGTCGTGGACGACGACTTCGCGGTGGCCGCGGTGCACCGGGGGTTCCTGGCGTCGCTGCCGGAGTTCGAGGTGGTGGGCGAGGCGCACGACGGCGACGCGGCGCTGCGGGCGGTGGACGAGCTGCTGCCGGACCTGGTGCTGCTGGACATCCACCTGCCGGACATGTCCGGGCTGGAGGTGCTGGCCAGGCTGCGGGCGCGCGTCGGGCCGCCGGTGGACGTGATCGCGGTGACGGCGGCGCGGGAGCGGGAGACGGTGCGGCAGGCGATGTCCAAGGGGGTGGACCACTACCTGGTGAAGCCGTTCACGCGCACGGCGTTCCTGGACCGGATGCGCGAGTACCTGGCGCGACGGGTGGAGGTGCAGCGGCTGGGCGACTGGCTCGACCAGGACGAGGTCGACCAGCTGATGCAGCACCGGCCTGCGAACGTGCTGCCGAAGGGGCTGTCGGCGGTGACGCTGCGGCTGGTGACCGAGGCCCTGCGGGCGGCGGAGGGCAGCACGGCCGCGGGGAACATGTCGGCGCAGGAGGTGGGCGACCGGGCGGGGCTGTCGCGGGTGAGCGCGCGGCGGTACCTGGAGCACCTGGTGGCGGTGGGCAAGGCGGAGGTGCAACCCCGGTACGGGGTGGCCAACCGGCCTGCGCACGGGTACCGGTTGACGTGA
- a CDS encoding TetR family transcriptional regulator — MPRWEHGSGDRLKRAAMELFEERGFEGASAVQIAERARVTTRTFFRYFPDKAEVLFADSDALHAALVKALRERADVTEPLRAVVQTLAEHDWESLGPRETQRKRDELITANPGLLERELGKERSLADALAEVLRLRGADPDTADLAAHVGAQLFRTAYRRWLRADDPADLAAFTGTALSRLAEIAR, encoded by the coding sequence ATGCCCAGGTGGGAGCACGGCAGCGGGGACCGGTTGAAGCGGGCCGCCATGGAGCTGTTCGAGGAGCGGGGCTTCGAGGGCGCCAGCGCCGTCCAGATCGCCGAACGGGCCCGCGTCACCACCCGGACCTTCTTCCGGTACTTCCCCGACAAGGCGGAGGTGCTGTTCGCCGACTCGGACGCGCTCCACGCGGCGCTGGTCAAGGCCCTGCGCGAGCGCGCCGACGTCACCGAGCCGCTGCGCGCCGTGGTCCAGACCCTGGCGGAGCACGACTGGGAGTCCCTGGGCCCCCGCGAGACCCAGCGCAAGCGCGACGAGCTGATCACGGCGAACCCCGGCCTGCTGGAGCGGGAGCTGGGCAAGGAGCGGTCGCTGGCCGACGCCCTGGCCGAGGTGCTCCGCCTGCGGGGCGCCGACCCCGACACCGCCGACCTCGCCGCCCACGTCGGCGCCCAGCTCTTCCGCACGGCCTACCGCCGCTGGCTGCGCGCCGACGACCCCGCCGACCTGGCCGCGTTCACCGGGACCGCACTGAGTCGGCTCGCGGAGATCGCGCGGTAG
- a CDS encoding nuclear transport factor 2 family protein — protein MALTTEDRREITETLSLLGHLADSGRADRLEEVFTPDAVYDLTAAGLGAFSGIDAIRQASERIGAHGPVAHHLTNVVVGGEEDGVVSVLSKGLLLMADGRVESIVVADDVRRHGGGWRIARHVVTPQPAPEAGGA, from the coding sequence ATGGCACTGACGACCGAGGACCGCCGGGAGATCACCGAGACGCTGTCGCTGCTCGGGCACCTCGCCGACAGCGGGCGCGCGGACCGGTTGGAGGAGGTCTTCACGCCCGACGCCGTCTACGACCTCACCGCCGCCGGGCTGGGCGCCTTCAGCGGGATCGACGCGATCCGGCAGGCGTCCGAGCGGATCGGGGCGCACGGCCCCGTCGCCCACCACCTCACCAACGTCGTCGTCGGCGGCGAGGAGGACGGCGTGGTGTCCGTGCTGTCGAAGGGACTGCTGCTGATGGCGGACGGGAGGGTCGAGAGCATCGTGGTGGCGGACGACGTCCGGCGGCACGGGGGCGGCTGGCGGATCGCCCGGCACGTCGTCACGCCGCAGCCCGCCCCGGAGGCCGGCGGCGCGTGA